In Antechinus flavipes isolate AdamAnt ecotype Samford, QLD, Australia chromosome 3, AdamAnt_v2, whole genome shotgun sequence, a genomic segment contains:
- the HTR6 gene encoding 5-hydroxytryptamine receptor 6 has protein sequence MASEVGLANSSSPSLGAPEGSGWVAAILCLIIALTAGGNSLLILLICTQPALRSTSNYFLVSLFTSDLLVGLVVMPPAMLNELYGRWVLARSLCLLWVAFDVMCCSASILNLCLISLDRYLLILSPLRYKGRMTPCRALALILAAWSLAALASFLPTHMGWHRQGRPPAPNATAEAAWPELAPGGQCRLLASLPFVLVASGLTFFLPSVAISFTYCRILVTARKQAVQVASLATNMEALQVPRTPNPAASTSSENRRFASKHSRKALKASLTLGILLGMFFVAWLPFFVANVIQTVCDCIPRAFFDVLTWLGYCNSTMNPIIYPLFMRDFKRALAKFVPCARWAWERRTSLVSLSMRNSHSGAPQYLSQVGFSLQPRMTLPGEADSGTSTLQVMEQPREALPGHSPPTGADALSLFDMDPGEPELKLYPLNAPTD, from the exons ATGGCCTCAGAGGTGGGTTTGGCCAACAGCAGTAGCCCGAGCTTGGGGGCTCCCGAGGGCAGCGGATGGGTGGCGGCCATTCTGTGTCTCATCATCGCCCTGACCGCGGGAGGCAACTCGTTGCTCATCCTGCTCATTTGCACGCAGCCGGCCCTGCGCAGCACCTCCAACTACTTCCTCGTGTCGCTCTTCACGTCGGACCTGCTGGTGGGGCTGGTGGTGATGCCGCCAGCCATGCTCAACGAGCTGTACGGCCGCTGGGTGCTGGCGCGCAGCCTCTGCCTGCTCTGGGTGGCCTTCGATGTCATGTGCTGCAGCGCCTCCATCCTCAACCTGTGTCTCATCAGTCTGGACCGCTACCTGCTCATCCTGTCTCCGCTGCGCTACAAGGGCCGCATGACGCCGTGCCGCGCCCTGGCCCTCATCCTGGCCGCCTGGAGCCTGGCCGCCCTGGCCTCCTTCCTGCCCACGCACATGGGCTGGCACCGGCAGGGCCGCCCGCCGGCCCCCAACGCCACCGCCGAGGCCGCCTGGCCCGAGCTGGCCCCCGGGGGGCAGTGCCGCCTGCTGGCCAGCCTGCCCTTTGTCCTGGTGGCGTCCGGCCTTACCTTCTTCCTGCCTTCTGTGGCCATCTCCTTCACCTACTGTCGGATCCTGGTGACTGCCCGAAAGCAGGCGGTGCAAGTGGCCTCCCTTGCCACCAACATGGAGGCCCTGCAG GTGCCGaggactccaaatccagcagcGTCCACCTCCAGTGAGAACAGACGGTTTGCCTCCAAGCACAGCAGGAAGGCTCTGAAGGCCAGCTTGACACTGGGCATCCTTTTGGGCATGTTCTTTGTGGCTTGGCTGCCCTTCTTTGTAGCCAATGTGATCCAG ACGGTGTGCGACTGCATCCCCCGAGCCTTCTTTGATGTCCTCACCTGGCTGGGTTACTGCAACAGCACCATGAACCCCATCATCTACCCGCTCTTCATGAGGGACTTCAAGAGGGCGCTGGCCAAGTTCGTGCCCTGTGCCCGCTGGGCCTGGGAGCGCAGGACTAGTCTCGTCTCGCTCTCCATGCGCAATTCCCACAGCGGGGCCCCCCAGTACCTCTCGCAGGTGGGCTTCTCCTTGCAGCCCAGGATGACCCTCCCGGGGGAGGCGGACTCAGGCACCTCCACCCTGCAGGTCATGGAGCAGCCCCGGGAGGCCCTGCCCGGCCACTCCCCGCCCACGGGCGCCGATGCCCTCAGCCTCTTCGACATGGACCCTGGGGAGCCTGAGCTAAAGCTCTATCCCCTCAACGCCCCCACGGACTGA